A window of Psychromonas sp. CNPT3 contains these coding sequences:
- a CDS encoding DUF3466 family protein, whose product MKYKLSLLSVALLSASNSWAEEPRVDGLSKLPYYEAKVVTVELPDGAKYGPYPVAMSDDKEAKTIATYSLKASLDVDIDIGLPFTFNRTCQYDEALCELEFYGSENSADASYYNAYQAWRNARLNSSSRKDSYFMSSIIDAGTAEVQVPYAPVGDSDVKITAIYTNDNGDKFVIGYASAPYKADGSRTYARRAFIKRIDGNNPIELLPTFTDEGGFSSAYQIKKVGDKVYVVGSGSVSFPDNDPDYFKRCYVEGDDTDERYGYNELLNCPGFDTQAFRWDVTAIINGGSRSPAPEKLLDSWIENSDNAISTAVAFDINKDGVAVGSSSFEYENNLEGARMRAILIEPSNKKLVLISAATTDIEDEDDNIYNAWAVAINDQGLVLGNRAYEIVKGRNKPIEFFLFDKKTSKINFPLLDKKVLSTKQRLEGVSSYKSGANSRAYAMNTTGFVVGSADDYDQNDPVYDGKPRAQTAFLYDKKSNKSWRLNDLLCTQKADVVEDMHYRLRSARVINDEGTILAEGFEYKSKDDYIYKVNAIPRVFKLTRNIDVISPEDSPNCWDSELLQQEDSDYERSGAGSIWFTLLALPLLLIRRLRGKKSIR is encoded by the coding sequence ATGAAATATAAGTTAAGCTTGCTGAGTGTGGCTTTACTGTCTGCTAGTAATAGTTGGGCAGAAGAGCCTCGAGTCGATGGTCTATCGAAACTGCCTTATTATGAGGCAAAAGTCGTCACGGTTGAGTTACCAGACGGGGCCAAATACGGGCCTTATCCGGTGGCAATGTCTGATGACAAAGAAGCAAAGACAATCGCGACGTATTCATTAAAAGCATCGCTTGATGTGGACATTGATATTGGTTTACCTTTTACGTTTAACCGTACGTGTCAATATGATGAAGCGCTGTGTGAGCTTGAATTTTATGGCAGTGAAAACAGTGCAGATGCGAGTTATTACAATGCTTATCAAGCTTGGCGTAATGCGCGTTTAAACAGTAGTTCTCGTAAAGACAGTTATTTTATGAGCTCTATTATTGACGCGGGAACGGCTGAAGTACAAGTACCTTATGCGCCCGTTGGCGATTCTGATGTAAAAATAACGGCTATATACACAAACGATAACGGTGATAAATTTGTTATTGGTTACGCCTCAGCACCTTATAAGGCCGATGGCTCGCGTACATATGCACGTCGTGCTTTTATAAAGCGTATTGACGGTAATAACCCTATAGAGCTTTTACCAACATTTACGGATGAAGGTGGTTTTAGTAGCGCTTATCAAATAAAAAAAGTGGGCGATAAAGTCTATGTTGTGGGCAGTGGCAGTGTGTCTTTCCCTGATAATGATCCTGACTATTTTAAGCGTTGTTATGTAGAAGGTGACGATACGGATGAGCGTTATGGTTATAATGAGCTGTTAAATTGTCCCGGCTTTGATACACAAGCTTTTCGTTGGGATGTCACTGCTATTATTAATGGTGGAAGCCGTTCTCCCGCTCCGGAAAAGTTGCTTGACTCGTGGATTGAAAATTCGGATAACGCAATATCCACCGCGGTCGCATTTGATATTAATAAAGACGGTGTCGCGGTGGGTAGTTCAAGTTTTGAGTATGAAAATAATCTTGAAGGTGCGCGTATGCGCGCGATACTCATTGAGCCAAGCAATAAAAAGTTAGTCTTGATCAGTGCTGCTACTACGGATATTGAAGATGAAGATGATAATATCTATAACGCTTGGGCGGTTGCTATCAATGATCAAGGTTTAGTGCTCGGAAACCGTGCATATGAGATAGTGAAAGGGCGGAATAAGCCGATTGAATTTTTTCTCTTTGATAAAAAGACAAGTAAAATTAATTTCCCTCTGCTTGATAAAAAAGTGCTGAGTACTAAGCAGCGTTTAGAGGGCGTCAGTAGTTATAAAAGTGGCGCCAATAGCCGGGCTTATGCAATGAATACAACGGGTTTCGTCGTGGGATCTGCTGATGATTACGATCAAAATGATCCTGTTTATGACGGTAAACCGCGTGCACAAACGGCCTTTTTATATGACAAGAAAAGTAATAAAAGTTGGCGTTTGAATGATTTATTATGTACTCAAAAAGCAGATGTAGTTGAAGATATGCATTACCGTTTACGCAGTGCAAGGGTTATCAATGATGAAGGCACGATTTTAGCCGAAGGTTTTGAGTATAAAAGCAAGGATGATTACATTTATAAAGTAAATGCTATCCCTCGCGTCTTTAAGTTAACGCGTAATATAGATGTGATATCTCCGGAAGACAGCCCAAATTGTTGGGATTCGGAATTGTTACAGCAAGAGGACTCTGATTATGAACGTAGTGGTGCGGGGAGTATTTGGTTTACTTTATTGGCACTACCGTTATTGCTAATACGCCGTTTACGGGGTAAAAAGAGCATTCGCTAG
- the uup gene encoding ATP-binding cassette ATPase Uup — translation MALLTLHNAELAFGEHPLLNKTNFVIEPNERVCLVGRNGAGKSTLLKVLDGRIQLDDGSLLINNDVKIARLEQDPPSASTMTAYDFVASGMEEVGEVLKAYQHQLVVIVEDCSEKELNKLAKLQEKLDQLNGWQLDSKINQILDRLAISPDVSLEDLSGGWLRKVALAKALVNDPDLLLLDEPTNHLDVGTIEWLEQFLLSFKGSIVFISHDREFIRRLSTRIIDIDRGNLSSWPGGYDEYLVAKEEALRVEEEQNSEFDRKLAIEEKWIRQGIKARRTRNEGRVRELKALRNERADRQNVLGKAKINIDSGSRSGKIIFEAENVSYGYDDNAIIKDFSTTIMRGDKIAFIGRNGCGKSTLLKLFLDQLQPDTGTMKCGTKLEVAYFDQYRDKLDPEKSVMDNLAEGRQEVEVNGIKRHVLGYLQDFLFHPQRARTPVKALSGGEKNRLLLAKIFLKPNNLLILDEPTNDLDVETLELLEELLANYKGTLLLVSHDRSFVDNTVTHTWFFDGNGHISQFVGGYKDALRHKEQSEAPLQIDKKVKVDKTIKTKVLKATKKLSYKMQLELDVLPAELERLEGEINTLQSSINAPEFFSQEKISADKILAELTRCEEKLEIAFERWEHLEELQSGE, via the coding sequence GTGGCACTATTAACCTTACATAATGCGGAGCTCGCCTTTGGAGAGCACCCTTTATTAAATAAAACCAATTTCGTAATTGAACCCAATGAGCGTGTTTGTTTAGTGGGACGTAATGGCGCGGGTAAATCCACGTTACTTAAAGTATTAGACGGTCGTATTCAATTAGATGATGGATCATTATTGATTAACAATGATGTGAAAATCGCACGATTAGAGCAAGATCCACCAAGTGCAAGCACCATGACTGCTTATGATTTCGTTGCCTCTGGTATGGAAGAGGTAGGTGAAGTACTAAAAGCTTATCAGCATCAATTAGTGGTTATTGTTGAAGATTGCAGTGAAAAAGAATTAAATAAACTTGCAAAATTACAAGAAAAATTAGATCAACTTAATGGTTGGCAGCTTGACAGTAAAATAAATCAAATCTTAGATCGTTTAGCAATTTCACCCGACGTCAGTTTAGAAGATCTCTCGGGTGGTTGGTTACGTAAAGTGGCGCTCGCAAAAGCGTTGGTTAATGATCCTGACTTATTGTTACTTGATGAGCCTACCAACCATTTAGATGTTGGCACGATAGAATGGTTAGAGCAATTTTTGCTTAGTTTTAAAGGCTCGATTGTTTTTATTAGCCATGATAGAGAGTTTATCCGCCGTTTATCGACGCGTATTATTGATATCGATCGTGGCAACTTGAGCTCATGGCCCGGTGGTTATGATGAATATTTAGTGGCAAAAGAAGAAGCTTTACGCGTTGAAGAAGAACAAAATTCAGAGTTTGATCGTAAGCTTGCCATTGAAGAAAAATGGATCCGCCAAGGTATTAAAGCGCGCCGTACACGTAATGAAGGACGCGTTCGTGAGTTAAAAGCGCTGCGTAATGAGCGTGCTGATCGTCAAAATGTATTGGGTAAAGCTAAAATCAATATTGATTCAGGCAGTCGCTCAGGAAAAATCATTTTTGAAGCTGAAAATGTTTCTTATGGCTATGATGATAATGCCATTATTAAAGACTTCTCAACGACTATCATGCGCGGTGATAAAATCGCCTTTATTGGACGTAATGGTTGTGGTAAGAGTACATTACTTAAATTGTTCTTAGATCAACTGCAACCTGATACTGGCACCATGAAATGTGGTACTAAGCTTGAAGTGGCTTACTTTGACCAATATCGTGATAAATTAGATCCTGAAAAATCAGTGATGGACAATTTAGCCGAAGGCAGACAAGAAGTTGAAGTAAATGGTATTAAACGTCATGTTTTAGGCTATTTACAAGATTTCTTGTTTCATCCACAACGTGCTCGCACGCCAGTGAAAGCGTTGTCTGGGGGTGAAAAAAATCGCCTGTTACTCGCTAAAATATTTTTAAAACCGAATAATTTATTGATATTAGATGAACCTACCAATGATTTGGATGTCGAAACACTTGAATTATTAGAAGAGTTACTCGCAAATTATAAAGGTACGTTATTACTGGTTAGTCATGATCGTAGTTTTGTAGACAATACAGTAACGCACACTTGGTTCTTTGATGGTAATGGTCACATATCTCAATTTGTGGGTGGCTATAAAGACGCACTACGCCATAAAGAGCAAAGTGAAGCACCGCTACAAATTGATAAAAAAGTGAAAGTGGATAAGACAATAAAAACAAAAGTGCTTAAAGCCACTAAAAAACTGTCTTATAAAATGCAACTGGAGTTAGATGTATTACCGGCTGAGTTAGAGCGTTTAGAAGGTGAAATAAATACCTTACAAAGCAGTATTAATGCGCCTGAATTCTTTAGCCAAGAAAAAATCAGTGCGGATAAAATTTTAGCTGAGCTAACACGTTGTGAAGAAAAGTTAGAGATAGCTTTTGAACGTTGGGAGCACTTGGAAGAGCTACAAAGCGGAGAATGA
- a CDS encoding glutaredoxin family protein translates to MLKALHLYYTDGCHLCDDAMALLARANAPYQKIDIIAKPNLMQRYATKIPVVKKQNKSPLNWPFTLQQLQHYLQEEN, encoded by the coding sequence ATGCTTAAAGCGCTTCACCTTTATTATACAGATGGCTGTCATCTTTGTGATGATGCCATGGCGTTATTGGCTCGCGCCAATGCGCCGTATCAAAAGATCGATATCATAGCTAAGCCGAATTTAATGCAACGCTATGCAACAAAAATTCCTGTTGTAAAAAAACAGAATAAATCGCCTTTAAATTGGCCTTTTACACTACAACAGCTCCAACATTACTTACAAGAAGAGAACTGA